From Pseudomonas hefeiensis, one genomic window encodes:
- a CDS encoding NAD-dependent epimerase, translated as MNILVTGAAGFIGAHCVLRLLRDGHQVWGLDNFNDYYDPQLKHDRVAWVKDQAGDFPLARVDLTDASAIDELFQSHRPEVVIHLAAQAGVRYSLENPRAYVDSNLTGFLNILESCRHHPVKHLIYASSSSVYGANQRTPYSVQDGVDHPLSLYAASKKANELMAHSYSHLFDIPCTGLRFFTVYGPWGRPDMSPIQFARAIAEGHVLQLFNHGEHQRDFTYIDDIIESIARLIERPPHATPQWDRDQPDPATSAAPWRIYNIGGQHPVALRTYVALLEKHLGQTARIELLPLQPGDVLNTCADASDLARATGFQPRIELDDGLGRFIDWFLDYYPLPIADTACSRTLATNLQRRSL; from the coding sequence GTGAACATTCTGGTGACCGGCGCGGCCGGTTTCATCGGCGCCCATTGCGTGCTGCGGCTGCTGCGCGACGGTCATCAGGTGTGGGGGCTGGACAACTTCAACGACTACTACGACCCGCAACTCAAGCATGACCGCGTGGCATGGGTGAAAGACCAGGCGGGGGATTTTCCGTTGGCACGGGTGGACCTGACCGATGCCTCGGCCATCGATGAGTTGTTCCAGTCGCACCGCCCGGAGGTGGTGATTCATCTCGCCGCCCAAGCCGGCGTGCGTTATTCCCTGGAGAATCCGCGGGCCTATGTCGACAGCAACCTCACCGGGTTCCTGAACATTCTGGAAAGCTGCCGCCACCATCCGGTCAAGCACCTGATCTACGCCTCCTCAAGCTCCGTGTATGGCGCCAACCAGCGCACTCCTTACTCAGTACAGGACGGTGTGGACCATCCGCTGTCGCTCTACGCGGCCAGTAAAAAGGCCAACGAACTGATGGCTCACAGTTACAGCCATCTGTTTGACATCCCGTGCACCGGCCTGCGGTTTTTCACCGTGTACGGTCCTTGGGGCCGGCCGGACATGTCACCGATCCAGTTCGCCCGCGCCATCGCCGAAGGCCACGTGTTGCAGCTGTTCAATCATGGCGAGCACCAGCGCGATTTCACTTATATCGACGACATCATCGAAAGCATTGCCCGGCTGATCGAACGCCCGCCCCATGCCACACCGCAGTGGGATCGCGATCAACCGGACCCGGCCACCAGCGCAGCGCCCTGGCGGATCTACAACATCGGTGGGCAGCACCCGGTAGCGCTGCGCACCTATGTGGCGTTGCTGGAAAAGCACTTGGGACAAACCGCCCGGATCGAACTGCTGCCCCTGCAGCCCGGAGACGTGCTGAACACCTGCGCCGATGCCAGCGACCTGGCACGGGCCACCGGGTTCCAGCCGCGCATTGAACTGGATGACGGCCTGGGCCGCTTCATCGACTGGTTCCTCGATTACTACCCCCTGCCTATCGCCGACACCGCTTGCAGCCGAACGCTTGCGACCAACCTTCAGCGGAGGAGTCTATGA
- a CDS encoding sugar transferase, which produces MTRHEQSIPITAFGGDKRVDPEHRRRLDAAIHRQGRGWLTGRVGGRPWTVSRTNRVVACLGALSILLLLSPLLLGLALLIKFSSPGPVLFVQKRTGYRGRVFGMYKFRTMVADAEALKESLRHLNKHGADAIDFKIDNDPRITPVGRFLRRSSLDELPNLINVVTGDMRLVGPRPTSFNAYRYKDNHLVRLSIYPGLTGLWQISGRSNIDFDQRVELDLSYIAEQSLLLDLKILMITPFKVFSGHGAS; this is translated from the coding sequence ATGACCCGACATGAGCAAAGCATCCCTATCACCGCCTTCGGGGGCGACAAGCGCGTCGATCCCGAGCACCGCCGACGCCTGGACGCGGCCATCCATCGTCAGGGCCGCGGCTGGCTGACCGGTCGCGTCGGCGGTCGACCCTGGACTGTCTCGCGCACCAATCGAGTGGTGGCCTGTCTCGGCGCGTTGTCGATTCTGTTACTGCTCAGCCCGCTGTTGCTGGGTCTGGCGCTGCTGATCAAGTTCTCAAGCCCCGGTCCAGTGTTGTTCGTGCAGAAGCGCACCGGATACCGCGGCCGGGTCTTTGGCATGTACAAGTTCCGCACCATGGTTGCTGATGCCGAGGCGCTCAAGGAGTCACTGCGTCACCTCAACAAGCACGGCGCCGATGCCATCGACTTCAAGATCGACAACGACCCGCGCATCACCCCCGTCGGCCGGTTCCTGCGACGCAGCAGCCTCGACGAGCTACCCAACCTGATCAATGTGGTGACCGGCGACATGCGCCTGGTCGGCCCGCGGCCGACCTCGTTCAACGCCTACCGCTACAAGGACAACCATCTTGTCCGCCTGAGCATCTACCCCGGCCTGACCGGCCTGTGGCAGATCTCCGGGCGCAGCAACATCGACTTCGATCAGCGCGTGGAACTGGACCTCAGCTACATCGCCGAACAAAGCCTGTTGCTGGACCTGAAGATCCTGATGATCACCCCTTTCAAAGTTTTCAGCGGCCACGGAGCGAGTTAA
- a CDS encoding CpsD/CapB family tyrosine-protein kinase gives MDGSTNILTIASPSETNLTSTVLDPSLRILLLTAANTGTGTSTSAMALAAQLAQMSSGRVLLVDASQSPRNLSQQLSLHKERGFSDLLFNSLSPPLLQDCVVQTSSLPFDVLPNGRLGRNAEHLNAEQLRPLFKQLAGQYRFVVIDADAVYSASDTLVMSTQVDGVVLVVRGEDTRWEVAQAARQRLAQAGAKVVGSVFNRRKYYMPKWLYNNL, from the coding sequence ATGGACGGTTCAACCAATATCCTGACCATCGCAAGCCCGAGCGAGACCAACCTGACCTCGACCGTGCTTGATCCTTCCTTGCGGATCCTGCTTCTGACAGCCGCCAACACCGGCACCGGAACCAGTACCAGTGCCATGGCCCTGGCCGCTCAACTGGCGCAGATGAGCAGCGGCCGCGTGCTGCTGGTAGACGCCAGCCAGTCGCCGCGCAACCTCAGTCAGCAACTGTCGCTGCACAAGGAGCGCGGCTTCAGCGACCTGCTGTTCAACAGCCTCTCCCCGCCCCTGTTGCAGGACTGCGTGGTGCAAACCTCCAGCCTGCCTTTCGACGTGCTGCCCAACGGCCGTCTGGGGCGCAATGCCGAGCATCTGAACGCCGAGCAGCTTCGCCCGTTGTTCAAGCAACTGGCCGGGCAGTACCGCTTTGTGGTGATCGACGCCGACGCGGTGTACTCGGCTTCCGACACCCTGGTCATGAGTACCCAGGTGGACGGCGTGGTGCTGGTGGTACGCGGTGAAGACACCCGTTGGGAGGTGGCCCAGGCCGCTCGCCAGCGTCTGGCCCAGGCCGGCGCCAAGGTGGTGGGCAGCGTGTTCAACCGCCGCAAGTACTACATGCCCAAGTGGCTCTACAACAACCTGTAA
- a CDS encoding polysaccharide biosynthesis/export family protein: MNARLLVLLLLPLAGCSSHTETRSMPVQILTAAPANAQATDMPRVEQTLRPQDVLDVIFHISTSGSDAYRVQPGDQVALNFTAASQLNGAQQVMPDGSIELPGANTSVKIAGLTTDEARLEVQRAYDRKMLFQPNRNQLTVQVTSPLSNETKLRNTLTHPGTGMSREITVGRDGYASFPEIGAVPLQGMTVNQLETFLNERYAQLPGRMTVDVLLKSTAGNEIYVLGEVAQPGSYPIRRPISVLEALTLARGTNIKARLDSVVIMRRNGNQVEARHYDVEKALSGDASQIAYLQPEDMLFVPKTGLAKAGEMARQLADVVLFQGMGVSFGYRLDSKGDDGRSDSNGSATSSAAGN, from the coding sequence ATGAACGCCAGATTGCTTGTCCTGCTGCTGTTGCCGCTTGCCGGTTGCAGCAGCCACACCGAAACCCGCTCAATGCCGGTGCAGATCCTCACGGCCGCACCGGCCAACGCCCAGGCCACCGACATGCCCCGGGTCGAACAGACCCTGCGCCCGCAGGATGTGCTGGATGTGATCTTTCACATCAGTACCAGCGGGTCGGATGCCTACCGGGTCCAGCCGGGTGACCAGGTGGCCTTGAACTTCACCGCCGCCAGCCAGCTCAACGGCGCGCAACAGGTGATGCCCGACGGCAGTATCGAACTGCCGGGGGCCAACACCTCGGTGAAAATCGCCGGGCTGACCACGGACGAAGCACGCCTGGAGGTACAACGTGCCTATGACCGCAAAATGTTGTTCCAGCCCAACCGCAATCAATTGACGGTGCAGGTCACCAGCCCCCTGAGCAACGAGACAAAACTGCGCAACACCCTGACCCACCCGGGCACCGGCATGAGCCGGGAGATCACCGTGGGCCGGGATGGTTACGCAAGCTTCCCGGAAATCGGTGCCGTGCCGCTGCAAGGCATGACCGTCAATCAACTGGAAACCTTCCTCAACGAGCGCTACGCCCAATTGCCGGGGCGCATGACCGTCGATGTGCTGCTCAAGTCCACCGCTGGGAACGAAATCTATGTCCTCGGGGAAGTCGCCCAGCCCGGTTCCTACCCGATCCGCCGGCCGATCTCGGTCCTCGAAGCCCTGACCCTGGCCCGAGGCACCAACATCAAGGCCCGGCTCGACTCGGTGGTGATCATGCGCCGCAACGGCAACCAGGTTGAAGCCCGCCACTATGACGTGGAAAAAGCCCTGAGCGGTGACGCCTCGCAGATCGCCTACCTGCAACCGGAAGACATGCTTTTCGTGCCCAAGACTGGCCTGGCCAAAGCCGGTGAAATGGCCCGACAACTGGCCGACGTGGTGCTGTTCCAGGGCATGGGTGTCAGCTTCGGCTACCGCCTTGACAGCAAAGGCGACGACGGCAGATCCGACAGCAACGGCAGCGCCACTTCTTCGGCAGCAGGTAATTGA
- a CDS encoding GumC family protein, with product MNPKENYLHEFFRIFFANKQWVKRVFLIFAVIALTLPLMLKQSFDITAQVIVQSKKLSQGDATTSLNQEDATFIPPSLADMETESNILRSPALIRQTIGTLRDQGEYSPSPGILNKWVSEPLKRYVTTPLREYIVNPLRDGLGLEVDPVRDTTLDMLTDEAIANLKIETLPGSNVISIIYSFGDPAQGTRFVAQLLENYLSARQNLQSIELPQAFYEQKKTQYQTRLDGLEGTRLALLEDVSSSDPKEEITFRLNAINTEEQALNLYRDRLLQSQRWLDYLKTSLAAANNSRFNDYTFPFTFTTTMDNIAFEDREIKQLGEQLTTQVSRYMNDLAIFQPGSEPMLLTREQIARTRQQFLKVVSNRIQERTNDLAVVSSVIDQKTARIADFKERIHQLQQTQSKLRQMDTEINALHAAFSTYAQRFAESSTVRSLNNDLSNARVLSPPFEPTAAAFPKPTLIIAFGLFSGLLLAIALVYVREFFDHRFKHPAQITQQLDVPVLLVINEQNPEQVNPHRNWSLPSLVHWVRN from the coding sequence ATGAACCCCAAAGAAAACTATCTGCATGAGTTCTTCAGGATTTTCTTCGCCAACAAGCAGTGGGTGAAGCGCGTCTTCCTGATCTTCGCCGTGATTGCCCTGACGCTGCCGCTGATGCTCAAACAGAGCTTCGACATCACCGCCCAGGTCATCGTCCAGTCGAAAAAACTCTCCCAGGGCGACGCCACCACGTCGCTGAACCAGGAAGACGCCACCTTCATTCCACCGTCCCTGGCGGACATGGAAACCGAGAGCAATATCCTGCGTTCACCGGCATTGATCCGGCAAACCATCGGCACCCTGCGCGACCAGGGTGAGTACAGCCCAAGCCCGGGTATCCTCAACAAATGGGTGAGCGAACCGCTCAAGCGCTATGTCACCACGCCGCTGCGCGAGTACATCGTCAACCCGTTGCGCGACGGCCTGGGACTGGAGGTCGATCCGGTACGTGATACCACGCTCGACATGCTGACCGACGAAGCCATCGCCAACCTGAAAATCGAAACCCTGCCCGGCTCCAACGTCATTTCCATCATCTACAGCTTCGGCGACCCGGCCCAGGGCACCCGGTTTGTGGCGCAACTGCTGGAGAACTACCTCTCCGCTCGCCAGAACCTGCAATCGATCGAGCTGCCGCAAGCCTTCTATGAGCAGAAGAAAACCCAGTACCAGACTCGCCTCGACGGCCTGGAAGGCACGCGCCTGGCGTTGCTTGAAGACGTCAGTTCCTCCGATCCCAAGGAGGAAATCACCTTCCGTCTGAACGCCATCAATACCGAAGAACAGGCCCTGAACCTGTACCGCGATCGTCTGCTGCAAAGCCAACGCTGGCTTGATTACCTCAAGACCAGCCTGGCGGCGGCGAACAACTCACGGTTCAACGACTACACCTTCCCCTTCACCTTCACCACCACCATGGACAACATCGCCTTCGAAGACCGGGAAATCAAACAACTGGGCGAGCAACTGACCACCCAGGTCAGCCGCTACATGAATGATCTGGCGATCTTCCAGCCCGGCAGCGAACCGATGTTGTTGACCCGGGAGCAGATCGCGCGCACCCGCCAGCAGTTTCTCAAAGTGGTGAGCAACCGCATCCAGGAACGCACCAACGACCTGGCAGTCGTCAGCTCGGTGATCGACCAGAAAACCGCGCGCATCGCCGACTTCAAAGAGCGCATCCATCAGTTGCAGCAAACCCAGAGCAAGCTGCGGCAGATGGACACCGAGATCAATGCCCTGCATGCGGCGTTCTCCACCTACGCCCAACGGTTCGCCGAAAGCAGCACCGTCCGCTCGCTGAACAACGACCTGTCCAACGCCCGCGTCCTGAGCCCGCCGTTCGAACCAACCGCCGCGGCGTTCCCCAAGCCGACGCTGATTATTGCCTTCGGTCTGTTCAGCGGCTTGCTCCTGGCGATTGCCCTGGTCTATGTGCGTGAGTTCTTCGACCATCGCTTCAAGCACCCTGCCCAGATTACCCAGCAACTGGATGTACCGGTGTTGCTGGTGATCAACGAGCAGAACCCCGAACAGGTCAACCCGCACCGCAACTGGAGCCTGCCCAGCCTGGTCCATTGGGTGCGCAATTGA
- a CDS encoding glycosyltransferase family 4 protein, with protein sequence MNAPFGPTCRSSALPIIHLLDSGGFYGAERMLLDHCLATPGQHQVLFLAAPPTLITRFRQAGVDCRHCANWTELLQHLRQRRHEQPLINTHNFKGLLFGWAAATLLRLPLVITQHGFTPRSAKQRFYTWLSLQLCRTASVNRVVCVAESIAALHRRASVRAEKLDVIPNGLPAVTVPLPHRDDRLRWRVGYVGRLSSEKGPDLFLDAMIPLCQRHAALHAVMLGDGPERQVLLKRIADAGLPTRIELPGYQTDMNPWWSQLDALVISSRTEGTPMILLEAMQAGVPVVAFGVGGIPDVLQDRHNGLLATPADSAELARQIETLFSEPPLARILADNARRTQRDRYDLRALAERWSQLYIRTAREARP encoded by the coding sequence TTGAACGCGCCGTTCGGCCCGACCTGCCGCAGCAGCGCCCTGCCGATCATTCACTTGCTCGACAGCGGCGGCTTCTACGGGGCCGAGCGGATGTTGCTCGATCATTGCCTGGCCACGCCGGGGCAGCACCAGGTGCTGTTCCTGGCGGCGCCGCCGACTTTGATCACGCGCTTTCGCCAGGCCGGGGTCGATTGCCGCCACTGCGCCAATTGGACCGAACTGTTGCAGCACCTGCGCCAGCGACGGCACGAGCAACCGCTGATCAATACCCACAACTTCAAGGGCCTGCTGTTCGGTTGGGCCGCGGCCACGTTGCTGCGCTTGCCGCTGGTCATCACTCAGCACGGCTTCACCCCGCGCAGCGCCAAGCAGCGTTTCTACACCTGGCTGAGCCTGCAACTGTGCCGCACCGCGTCGGTCAATCGGGTGGTTTGCGTGGCCGAAAGCATTGCCGCGCTGCACCGTCGAGCCAGCGTGCGCGCAGAAAAGCTCGACGTGATCCCCAACGGCCTGCCGGCGGTCACGGTGCCGTTGCCCCACCGCGACGACAGGCTGCGCTGGCGGGTCGGCTATGTCGGCCGCCTAAGCAGCGAGAAAGGCCCGGACCTGTTCCTCGACGCCATGATTCCCCTGTGCCAGCGGCATGCAGCGCTGCATGCAGTGATGCTCGGCGACGGCCCGGAACGTCAGGTTTTGCTCAAGCGAATTGCTGACGCAGGGCTGCCAACGCGCATCGAGCTACCCGGTTATCAGACCGACATGAACCCTTGGTGGAGTCAGCTCGACGCGCTGGTGATCAGTTCGCGCACCGAAGGCACGCCGATGATTCTGCTCGAGGCGATGCAGGCCGGAGTGCCGGTGGTGGCGTTCGGTGTCGGGGGCATTCCCGATGTGCTGCAGGACCGTCACAACGGCCTGCTCGCAACACCGGCCGACAGCGCCGAACTGGCCCGGCAAATCGAAACGCTGTTCAGCGAACCACCCCTGGCGCGGATCCTGGCCGACAACGCCCGCCGCACCCAGCGGGACCGTTATGACCTGCGGGCCCTGGCCGAACGCTGGTCGCAGCTCTATATCCGCACGGCACGGGAGGCTCGTCCATGA
- a CDS encoding O-antigen ligase family protein, whose protein sequence is MIVPLSIVSLLGLVCLMLLASPYPFLAPGAVLGLVGVAVLYRKPGWGLLGIAALVPFEGLFKENAFSGSKFFGVALILILMLQLSLRQIPSSRLRSNIWRPLIAFMMLYGLSLLLSQNLGLSMTHLRELMVGLILFVITLLIGRELNLDLFCRLMTLSVTTTCVLAMFSVKYQDQGRASGLLEDPNAFALLIALTVPLALLLVLRSPNLLHRLFWGGCFILLLGGMTKTESRSGLVVLLLSLVIGLYHYRAQLPRIRPRHLGFAMLGLAIMIPLVIAVMPAGYVARIQSLSILSAGANAHKDESLGRRASYIVVGSQMIRENPVLGSGPGTFPLHYAPTGYAKAFSANRKLGDLYRRAHNTYLEIFSEIGIPGGLMFVGMLGLGLYNLLRARQLWLQRRDWAQADLVTHLGMSFLSLTLFLMFLSAPNHKLLWIVLALTSVLRYDAEQPAPQEARP, encoded by the coding sequence ATGATTGTCCCGCTCTCGATTGTCAGTCTGCTGGGTCTGGTTTGCCTGATGTTGCTGGCCAGCCCCTATCCTTTCCTGGCGCCGGGGGCGGTGCTCGGTCTGGTGGGCGTCGCTGTGCTGTACCGCAAACCCGGCTGGGGCCTGCTGGGCATCGCCGCACTGGTGCCGTTCGAGGGCCTGTTCAAGGAAAACGCCTTCTCGGGCAGCAAATTCTTTGGCGTGGCGCTGATTCTGATCCTGATGTTGCAACTCTCTCTGCGCCAGATCCCTTCTTCACGCTTGCGCAGCAATATCTGGCGCCCGCTGATCGCCTTCATGATGCTCTATGGCCTGAGCCTGTTGCTGTCGCAGAATCTGGGCCTGTCCATGACCCATCTGCGCGAATTGATGGTGGGGCTGATTCTGTTCGTGATTACCCTGCTGATCGGCCGTGAGCTGAACCTGGACCTGTTCTGCCGGCTGATGACCCTGAGCGTGACCACTACCTGCGTACTGGCAATGTTTTCGGTCAAATACCAGGACCAGGGCCGTGCGTCCGGCCTGCTGGAAGACCCGAACGCCTTTGCCCTGTTGATCGCCCTTACCGTGCCACTGGCATTGTTGCTGGTGTTGCGCAGCCCGAACCTGCTGCACCGGTTGTTCTGGGGCGGCTGTTTCATCCTGCTGCTGGGCGGCATGACCAAGACCGAATCGCGCTCGGGGCTGGTGGTGCTGTTGCTTAGCCTGGTGATTGGCCTCTATCACTATCGCGCACAATTGCCGCGCATCCGCCCACGGCACCTGGGCTTCGCCATGCTCGGGCTGGCGATCATGATTCCCTTGGTGATTGCGGTGATGCCGGCCGGCTACGTGGCGCGCATCCAGTCGCTGAGCATCCTCAGCGCCGGCGCCAATGCCCATAAAGACGAATCCCTGGGCCGTCGTGCCTCATACATCGTGGTCGGCAGCCAAATGATCCGCGAGAACCCGGTGCTGGGCAGCGGTCCGGGCACCTTCCCGCTGCACTACGCCCCCACCGGCTACGCCAAGGCGTTCTCGGCCAATCGCAAGCTGGGAGATCTGTATCGCCGGGCCCATAACACCTACCTGGAAATCTTCAGCGAGATCGGCATCCCTGGCGGGCTGATGTTCGTCGGCATGCTCGGCCTGGGTCTGTACAACCTGCTGCGCGCCCGCCAGCTCTGGTTGCAGCGCAGGGACTGGGCGCAGGCAGACTTGGTGACGCACCTGGGCATGAGTTTCCTGTCGCTGACGCTGTTTTTGATGTTCCTCAGCGCCCCCAACCATAAGTTGCTGTGGATCGTGCTCGCCCTCACCAGCGTGTTGCGCTACGACGCCGAACAGCCAGCACCGCAGGAGGCCCGTCCATGA
- a CDS encoding glycosyltransferase: MSRISIVIPMFNEARHIARTLLAAQEAARQAQLDCELIVVDNGSDDHGPRIANELGARVLIVPGVHIGALRNRGAAVAHGEWLAFIDADIEMPANWLKLLLELDGQGDVLGLDLDTPRQAPWFAQAWQRRSQRPGSRPLHRVQWLPSANLLLRRQWFEQVAGFDETLRTGEDKDFSLRLRDAGAQLLLVNESVALHWGYEGSWREWMSKELWRQGSHVQLLRSHGPSLRLLRFPALSIGAWGLDFLALVALFQGQPRIALMLLLMTSLPALFLSLRQSGRDLRLTLQLWALHGVRLHLTGAALLLNLCHWNVRRPARG; encoded by the coding sequence ATGAGCCGCATCAGCATTGTGATCCCGATGTTCAACGAGGCCCGACACATTGCTCGTACGTTGCTGGCGGCGCAGGAAGCCGCCCGCCAGGCGCAACTGGACTGCGAGTTGATCGTAGTGGACAACGGCTCCGACGATCATGGCCCGCGCATCGCCAACGAACTGGGCGCGCGAGTGCTGATCGTGCCCGGCGTACACATCGGCGCCCTGCGCAACCGCGGTGCAGCCGTCGCTCACGGGGAATGGCTGGCGTTCATCGACGCCGACATCGAGATGCCGGCCAACTGGCTCAAGCTGTTGCTGGAACTCGACGGCCAGGGCGATGTGCTTGGCCTAGACCTGGACACCCCCCGTCAGGCGCCCTGGTTCGCCCAAGCCTGGCAACGCCGTAGCCAGCGTCCGGGTTCGCGTCCCTTGCATCGGGTGCAATGGCTGCCCAGCGCCAACCTGTTGCTGCGTCGCCAGTGGTTTGAGCAGGTCGCTGGCTTCGACGAAACCCTGCGCACTGGCGAAGACAAGGATTTTTCCCTGCGCCTGCGCGACGCCGGTGCGCAGTTGCTGCTGGTCAATGAAAGCGTGGCCCTGCACTGGGGCTACGAAGGCAGTTGGCGGGAGTGGATGAGCAAGGAACTGTGGCGCCAGGGCAGCCATGTGCAATTGCTGCGCAGCCATGGTCCGAGTCTGCGCCTGCTGCGCTTTCCGGCGCTGTCCATCGGGGCCTGGGGCCTGGACTTTCTGGCGTTGGTCGCCCTGTTCCAGGGCCAGCCGCGTATTGCGCTGATGCTGCTGCTGATGACCTCCCTGCCCGCGTTATTCCTCAGTCTGCGTCAAAGCGGGCGCGACCTGCGCCTGACGCTGCAACTGTGGGCCTTGCACGGGGTGCGCTTGCACCTGACTGGCGCCGCGCTGCTTCTCAACCTTTGTCATTGGAACGTCAGGAGACCTGCCCGTGGCTGA
- a CDS encoding glycosyltransferase family 2 protein has translation MAEFLYWSCLLLPVYAYLGYPLMLSLLAPLFPLRRYGPALPMDTSIVIAAHNEARHIEEKLRTLLAQDYPARSLQIILASDGSTDDTVACARQVVDPRITVLDLPRQGKAAALNTGVAHSTGEILVFTDADNRWADDTLGHLLAPLGDPEVGACAGHMEIPVPGKGLSLGDSLYRHYEGWLRQVESRTGCMVSADGALLALRRELFEPIPAQVNDDFFLSTCAPAAGKSIVYAPLARVTDQGVDEANKQFRRRQRVTVGGLQSLAQRRQLLNPLRHGLYAIGLISHKLIRRLAPVLLLPLLLSNAWLWNDHLFYRLSLVAQLLGYAIALIGLLDVGHRLPRPFRLAAFVLVTLAGMSIGLWQFLRGHRYSQWNPEQNR, from the coding sequence GTGGCTGAATTCCTTTACTGGTCATGCCTGTTGCTGCCGGTGTACGCCTACCTCGGTTATCCGCTGATGCTGAGCCTGCTGGCGCCGCTGTTTCCGCTGCGGCGCTACGGGCCGGCGTTGCCGATGGACACCAGCATTGTCATTGCTGCCCACAACGAGGCACGGCACATCGAAGAAAAACTGCGCACCTTGCTGGCCCAGGACTACCCGGCGCGCTCGCTGCAAATCATCCTCGCCAGCGACGGTTCCACCGACGACACGGTGGCGTGCGCTCGCCAGGTAGTCGACCCGCGTATCACCGTGCTTGACCTGCCGCGTCAGGGCAAAGCCGCTGCCCTGAATACCGGCGTGGCCCATAGCACTGGAGAGATCCTGGTGTTCACCGACGCCGACAACCGATGGGCCGACGATACCCTTGGGCACCTGCTGGCCCCGCTGGGCGATCCGGAAGTCGGCGCCTGTGCCGGGCACATGGAAATCCCGGTGCCGGGTAAGGGCCTGAGCCTGGGCGACAGCCTGTATCGGCATTACGAAGGCTGGCTGCGTCAGGTGGAGAGCCGCACAGGCTGCATGGTCTCGGCCGACGGCGCCTTGCTGGCCCTGCGGCGCGAGCTGTTTGAGCCAATACCGGCGCAGGTCAACGACGACTTCTTCCTCAGCACCTGTGCGCCGGCGGCGGGAAAATCCATCGTGTATGCACCACTGGCCCGGGTCACCGACCAGGGCGTGGACGAAGCCAACAAACAGTTTCGTCGGCGCCAGCGGGTCACCGTCGGCGGTCTGCAAAGCCTGGCCCAGCGCCGACAGTTGCTCAACCCCTTGCGTCACGGGCTTTACGCCATCGGCCTGATCAGCCACAAACTGATCCGCCGCCTGGCGCCGGTGTTGCTATTGCCGCTGCTGCTGAGCAACGCCTGGCTGTGGAATGACCATCTGTTCTATCGCCTGAGCCTGGTGGCGCAACTGCTCGGCTACGCCATTGCGTTGATCGGCTTGCTGGATGTAGGCCACCGTTTGCCCAGGCCTTTTCGTCTGGCCGCGTTCGTGTTGGTGACGCTGGCGGGCATGAGTATCGGGCTGTGGCAGTTTCTGCGCGGCCATCGCTACAGCCAATGGAACCCCGAGCAGAACCGCTAA
- a CDS encoding polysaccharide deacetylase family protein, whose product MSIKQVFKCTGGWLYLNTSLGRGPLRGAGVILMLHRVLNNDRAAELPHRNELCVGPEAFEHLLIWLQRYFECVPLMSLLLADPESVPNRPRVALTFDDGWRDNAMNAFPLLRQYQVPASIFLSTDFIGSRQHFWWESIGETLWGSHGQVARHSLIEHLQHAGRPLPVMLDDLDDQRRSLSLMHYLQSLKSLDPQVLNNLTDACPSGAQPQALDWFQVRMLEDSGLIRFGPHGASHAILTGLDDQRLHEELSRSRAALENGCAQPLPVYCYPNGDHDERVRQQVAAHGFPFALGTETGLYRTDGDPLNVPRFGVSQRNAQHPELLAWRIRRGTRS is encoded by the coding sequence ATGTCAATCAAGCAAGTCTTCAAGTGCACCGGCGGCTGGCTGTACCTGAACACGTCCCTGGGTCGCGGTCCGTTGCGTGGCGCCGGCGTGATTCTGATGCTGCACCGGGTCCTTAACAATGACCGCGCCGCCGAACTGCCCCATCGCAACGAATTGTGCGTGGGGCCTGAGGCTTTCGAGCACTTGCTGATCTGGCTGCAACGCTATTTCGAATGCGTGCCCTTGATGAGCCTGCTGCTGGCGGACCCTGAAAGCGTCCCGAATCGCCCGCGAGTGGCCCTGACGTTCGATGATGGTTGGCGCGACAATGCGATGAATGCCTTTCCTTTGTTGCGCCAATACCAGGTGCCGGCGAGTATTTTCCTGTCCACCGATTTCATCGGCAGCCGCCAGCACTTCTGGTGGGAAAGTATCGGCGAAACCCTGTGGGGCAGCCATGGACAAGTGGCGCGACATTCGTTGATCGAGCATTTGCAGCACGCCGGCCGGCCGTTGCCAGTGATGCTCGATGACCTGGATGACCAGCGCCGCAGCCTGTCGTTGATGCACTATCTGCAGAGCCTCAAGAGCCTTGATCCGCAGGTCTTGAACAACCTCACCGACGCCTGCCCCAGTGGCGCCCAACCCCAGGCACTGGATTGGTTCCAGGTGCGGATGCTGGAAGATTCCGGGCTCATCCGCTTCGGCCCTCATGGCGCCAGCCATGCGATTCTCACCGGGCTGGATGATCAGCGCCTGCACGAGGAGCTGAGCCGCAGCCGGGCGGCCCTGGAGAACGGTTGCGCCCAACCGCTGCCAGTGTATTGCTACCCCAACGGCGATCACGATGAACGCGTACGCCAACAGGTGGCAGCCCACGGCTTTCCATTTGCCCTGGGCACCGAGACCGGCTTGTATCGCACCGACGGCGACCCGTTGAACGTGCCGCGCTTCGGTGTCAGCCAACGCAATGCCCAGCACCCCGAATTGCTGGCCTGGCGCATTCGCCGAGGGACCCGCTCATGA